One window of the Runella slithyformis DSM 19594 genome contains the following:
- a CDS encoding T9SS type A sorting domain-containing protein, which yields MQINWCWLTGVFVLYFSTSYAQECIVPLQWKPVQRNNVIEWEKFPEFSLPFTIIYEGPRFGDIQSMPLKRGFSHLATFAGNESATLPVSKRAITWYHVATDANTQPWSERNLESPWGNDLTLYRQTWNNQLRNMANLFNDSRDTDRPAYDIIALDIERIHDTDREILTIKGNPRVPENYRALNDAQFVQRYKRDIQRLYAAPAEYLRERTASSTQIASYSDALIRGSFNNWLGMTLTPWRDWTGDPNLLLHVMRDTLSGKVGGPFHNQLNFLTPSCYYYYDYNTSPFGKDYLAYILFVIEANRAWSTKPIIPFVWLRYHDAFNPTIPFVPNFVAEATAIFPFFSGAKGLWLWEGPLDSRQDNYAVYEYFIAGLHRLSQFKNFFEGDNELVIPQPAVESAKSKSAIWRGVIKGSEILIVAQNPYATSDTQVTEVKLSHQNWQKTIFLKGREVYLCKFDYNTISSIPNMPSLMNLKVAPNPATDKISYSFESATGMVGKGQLVDMTGRLLAEEEFSVNVGLQKHELRVNHLPTGMYVLQVQAGNYRMSEQVLIVR from the coding sequence ATGCAAATTAATTGGTGTTGGTTGACGGGAGTATTTGTACTCTATTTTTCAACTTCCTACGCTCAGGAATGCATTGTGCCATTGCAATGGAAACCCGTTCAGAGGAATAACGTCATTGAATGGGAAAAATTTCCTGAATTTTCACTTCCATTTACGATTATTTACGAAGGGCCGCGTTTTGGTGACATTCAATCCATGCCATTAAAACGAGGATTCAGTCACTTGGCTACGTTTGCGGGCAATGAAAGCGCTACTCTGCCGGTCAGTAAAAGAGCTATCACTTGGTATCACGTGGCGACCGATGCCAATACGCAGCCCTGGTCAGAACGTAACTTGGAAAGCCCTTGGGGGAATGACCTTACGCTGTACCGGCAAACATGGAATAATCAGTTGAGAAACATGGCGAATCTGTTCAATGACTCCCGTGATACTGACCGACCTGCGTATGACATTATTGCGCTTGACATTGAACGTATCCATGATACCGACCGGGAAATCCTGACCATTAAGGGTAATCCCCGCGTTCCCGAAAATTATCGTGCCCTGAACGATGCCCAATTTGTGCAAAGATACAAGCGCGATATTCAGCGACTCTACGCCGCACCCGCCGAATATCTACGCGAGCGTACTGCCTCGTCTACCCAAATTGCCAGTTATAGTGATGCCCTTATTCGCGGCAGTTTTAATAACTGGTTGGGAATGACCCTTACTCCGTGGCGAGACTGGACAGGCGATCCAAACCTCCTCCTGCACGTCATGCGCGATACGCTTTCCGGAAAAGTGGGCGGTCCGTTCCACAATCAACTGAATTTTCTGACGCCTTCCTGCTATTATTATTACGACTACAATACCTCACCCTTTGGCAAAGACTACCTTGCTTATATATTGTTTGTGATTGAAGCCAATCGTGCGTGGTCAACAAAACCCATCATCCCCTTTGTGTGGTTGAGGTACCATGATGCCTTTAATCCCACGATTCCGTTTGTCCCGAATTTTGTAGCGGAAGCAACGGCCATTTTTCCATTTTTCTCCGGGGCGAAAGGGCTGTGGCTTTGGGAAGGCCCCCTAGACAGTCGACAGGACAATTATGCTGTTTACGAATACTTTATTGCGGGGCTGCATCGCTTATCGCAGTTTAAAAACTTTTTTGAAGGCGATAATGAGTTGGTCATTCCACAGCCGGCGGTCGAATCGGCCAAAAGTAAATCGGCCATTTGGCGTGGTGTTATAAAAGGCAGTGAAATTTTAATCGTTGCCCAAAATCCCTACGCCACTTCTGATACTCAAGTCACCGAAGTGAAGCTTTCGCACCAAAATTGGCAAAAAACAATTTTCTTAAAAGGGAGAGAAGTTTATTTATGCAAATTTGACTATAATACCATATCGTCAATCCCAAATATGCCCTCATTGATGAATCTCAAGGTAGCGCCCAATCCTGCCACAGACAAAATCAGTTACAGTTTTGAAAGTGCCACCGGCATGGTCGGCAAGGGCCAACTCGTAGATATGACCGGACGGCTGCTGGCAGAGGAGGAGTTTTCGGTCAATGTGGGCCTTCAAAAGCACGAGCTACGGGTCAATCACTTACCCACGGGGATGTATGTGTTGCAGGTACAGGCAGGCAACTACCGAATGAGTGAGCAGGTATTGATCGTTAGGTGA
- a CDS encoding alpha/beta fold hydrolase has product MQPSVIRFETEPGFYIYAEGWGDVSAPPLLLLHGGGQTHHSWGDTARALAERGWYAVTYDARGHGSSSWSVKGNYLVDALVSDLNHIIHQIGGKPALIGASMGGITAMILEGEVQGMASAIVLADIAPKAEQKGIERIFAFMSAHLESGFASLEEAAAAVAAYLPQRAKEYNYSRLEKNLRFRNGRYYWHWDPTMLKAWKNATPDQQTAHEDRMFSAAQQLKVPTLIVRGGMSDVVSDRVMAEFLDAVPHVRSLTVSGAGHMVAGDSNHAFTRAVIQFLEEVYPGKENRISE; this is encoded by the coding sequence ATGCAACCCTCCGTAATCCGTTTTGAAACGGAACCCGGTTTTTACATTTATGCAGAGGGGTGGGGTGATGTAAGCGCCCCACCCCTTCTTTTATTACACGGGGGCGGTCAAACCCATCATTCCTGGGGCGACACCGCACGTGCCCTCGCTGAGAGAGGTTGGTACGCCGTCACCTACGACGCCCGCGGCCACGGCAGCAGCAGTTGGTCGGTCAAAGGCAATTATTTGGTGGATGCGCTGGTCAGCGATCTGAATCATATCATTCATCAAATCGGTGGAAAACCGGCGTTGATCGGGGCATCTATGGGTGGCATCACGGCGATGATTCTGGAAGGTGAAGTACAGGGAATGGCCTCAGCCATTGTACTGGCAGACATTGCGCCCAAGGCCGAACAAAAAGGCATTGAGCGCATTTTTGCTTTCATGAGCGCTCATTTGGAAAGCGGTTTTGCTTCGTTGGAAGAAGCAGCCGCTGCCGTGGCGGCTTATTTGCCGCAACGTGCTAAAGAGTACAATTATTCACGCTTGGAAAAGAACCTGCGTTTTCGCAACGGACGTTACTATTGGCATTGGGACCCTACAATGCTGAAAGCCTGGAAAAATGCCACGCCCGACCAACAGACAGCCCACGAAGATCGCATGTTTTCGGCAGCTCAACAGCTTAAAGTGCCCACATTGATTGTCAGGGGAGGTATGAGTGATGTGGTCAGTGACCGGGTAATGGCTGAATTTTTGGATGCGGTGCCGCACGTGCGCAGTCTGACCGTTTCGGGGGCAGGGCATATGGTGGCCGGGGATTCAAACCACGCTTTTACCCGGGCCGTCATTCAGTTTTTGGAGGAAGTTTATCCCGGTAAAGAAAACAGGATTTCAGAATGA
- a CDS encoding VOC family protein: MNNLISGIQQVGIGVPNANEVWKWYRKTLGLNVPIFNDEADAKLMTGYTSGEVRRRHAIMALNMAGGGGVEIWQYKNRVPVEPAFEPELGDLGIFAIKIKSVDVPKFYSQLGNTEFKSSPGNSPEQQPHFWLKDCRGNLLQIVPNDSWFRPNGSLTGGVCGAVIGVSNMEKAIRFYADTLQIDKIVYDTTGTFQDFDFLKANRQTFRRVLLRKTLGEAGAFGKLLGSVEIELVQVLDRTPRKIFEDRDWGDAGFIHLCFDALDMNALKERCEANGFPFTVDSADSFDMGEAAGRFSYVEDPDGTLIEFVETHRVPILKKLGIYLNLKTRKKQTHLPDWMVATLGWGKVKD, encoded by the coding sequence ATGAACAACCTAATTAGTGGAATCCAGCAAGTGGGTATTGGCGTTCCGAACGCCAACGAGGTGTGGAAATGGTATCGGAAAACGCTTGGATTGAATGTGCCGATTTTTAATGATGAAGCAGATGCCAAATTAATGACAGGGTATACTTCTGGTGAAGTACGCCGTCGTCATGCCATAATGGCCTTAAATATGGCCGGTGGAGGAGGAGTGGAAATATGGCAATATAAAAATCGAGTTCCGGTGGAGCCTGCTTTTGAGCCTGAGTTGGGTGATTTAGGAATTTTTGCCATTAAAATCAAAAGCGTTGACGTTCCGAAATTTTATTCTCAACTGGGAAATACTGAATTTAAATCGTCGCCGGGCAACTCTCCCGAACAGCAGCCTCATTTTTGGCTGAAAGACTGCCGGGGAAATCTGCTGCAGATTGTTCCGAATGACTCGTGGTTTCGTCCCAACGGTTCATTGACGGGGGGGGTCTGCGGAGCTGTGATTGGCGTGAGCAACATGGAAAAAGCCATTCGATTTTATGCTGACACACTTCAAATCGACAAAATCGTGTACGATACAACGGGAACATTTCAGGATTTTGATTTCCTGAAAGCAAACCGACAAACCTTTCGCAGAGTACTGCTTCGCAAGACCCTTGGAGAAGCGGGGGCGTTCGGAAAATTGTTGGGAAGCGTCGAAATCGAATTGGTTCAGGTTCTTGATCGTACTCCCCGCAAAATCTTTGAAGACCGGGATTGGGGTGACGCCGGCTTTATTCATTTGTGTTTTGATGCGCTTGATATGAATGCGCTCAAAGAGCGTTGCGAAGCAAATGGCTTTCCGTTTACGGTAGATAGTGCCGACTCGTTTGATATGGGAGAGGCGGCCGGCCGTTTTTCGTACGTAGAAGATCCCGACGGTACCCTGATCGAATTTGTAGAAACGCACCGAGTCCCTATTCTGAAAAAATTGGGTATTTATCTTAACCTCAAAACGCGAAAAAAACAAACACACCTTCCCGATTGGATGGTGGCTACGTTGGGCTGGGGAAAAGTAAAGGATTAA
- a CDS encoding GH92 family glycosyl hydrolase, which yields MNYLVVLLFFTSCCFAQKSPIQYVNPYIGSAPAATESARRHSEGASELRGQIAPVIGRPHGMTTWTPQTRSVETKCVAPYYYNDARINGFRASHWLNGSCVQDYGSLAVMPLSGKLIVAAEGRSSQFTHEQEIVTPAYYSVELLDSKIKAELTATQRAGFLRFHYRQKEAAFLVIQPNSDEGEGYVEIFPERNEVVVYNPVHRIYQGAGQPAGFSGFYVLQFEKPFKSYGTWKSNVVQQSVRQVKGVGRRESVGGYVEFETNENLVVNVRVGSSFTDTEGARRNLVAELPHWDFDRVVKSAEQAWNQELGKVQVRGTEQDKTVFYTAMYHTKHTPRLFSDADGRYPGFAEDAQIHTAKGFDYYCDFSLWDTFRAAMPLHALLEPQRSAHLMQSLTQKAEQGGWMPIFPCWNHYTAAMIGDHVTSVMADAYAKGIRSFDVQTAYHFLRQNAFVANPDPKSYASGKGRRGMESYLKYNYIPLEDSVWQAFHKREQTSRTLEYAYDDFCLSTLAKALGKTADEKALKLRASNYQKVIDPQTGWARGRYADGRWSTHFDPFAPRVSFITEGSPAQYTWFVPHDIGGLMKIMGGKEHFIAKLDAMFEKGYYWHGNEPGNHTAYLYAYAGTPWKTQRWVRQLIREEYTSEPGGLSGNEDGGQMSSWLVFSMMGFYPVCPGKPYYVLGSPSFDELSLKMANGKVFKLIASDNSPENCYIQSVELNGKVFTKPYLTHQQLTEGGILRLKMGPRPNTAWGNNAPELSSDF from the coding sequence ATGAACTATTTAGTTGTACTCCTGTTTTTTACTTCCTGTTGCTTTGCCCAAAAAAGCCCCATCCAATACGTAAATCCTTACATAGGTTCTGCTCCTGCCGCAACAGAAAGTGCACGCCGCCACAGCGAAGGCGCCAGTGAATTGAGGGGACAGATAGCCCCCGTGATCGGGCGCCCTCACGGCATGACGACCTGGACGCCCCAAACCCGTTCGGTGGAAACAAAATGCGTGGCTCCTTACTATTACAACGATGCCAGGATCAATGGATTTCGGGCAAGTCATTGGCTTAACGGAAGCTGCGTTCAGGATTACGGAAGTCTGGCCGTGATGCCGCTTTCGGGAAAATTGATCGTTGCTGCCGAGGGAAGATCGTCTCAATTTACCCATGAGCAGGAAATCGTGACCCCAGCCTATTACTCTGTTGAGTTGCTTGATTCAAAGATCAAAGCAGAACTCACCGCTACTCAACGAGCCGGCTTTTTACGGTTTCATTATCGACAAAAGGAAGCAGCTTTTTTAGTCATACAACCAAACAGCGATGAAGGAGAGGGCTACGTTGAAATTTTTCCCGAGCGAAACGAAGTCGTAGTGTATAATCCCGTTCACCGGATTTATCAGGGAGCCGGCCAACCGGCAGGATTCAGCGGTTTTTATGTGCTGCAATTTGAAAAACCCTTTAAATCTTACGGTACATGGAAATCTAACGTCGTTCAACAGTCTGTTAGACAGGTGAAAGGTGTTGGAAGACGTGAGAGTGTTGGAGGGTATGTTGAATTTGAAACCAACGAAAATCTAGTGGTAAATGTTCGAGTAGGCTCTTCATTTACCGATACTGAAGGAGCTCGGCGTAACCTTGTTGCCGAACTCCCGCACTGGGATTTCGACCGTGTAGTGAAAAGTGCCGAACAGGCTTGGAACCAAGAGTTGGGCAAAGTGCAGGTACGCGGAACGGAGCAGGATAAGACCGTTTTTTATACCGCTATGTACCACACTAAACATACCCCAAGGCTCTTTTCTGATGCGGACGGACGCTACCCGGGCTTTGCCGAAGATGCCCAAATTCACACGGCGAAAGGGTTTGATTATTACTGTGATTTCAGTCTGTGGGATACCTTTCGGGCGGCCATGCCTTTACACGCATTACTCGAACCTCAACGGTCGGCACATTTGATGCAGTCGCTGACACAGAAGGCAGAACAGGGAGGATGGATGCCCATTTTTCCGTGTTGGAATCACTACACGGCGGCCATGATAGGCGACCACGTGACATCCGTAATGGCTGATGCCTACGCCAAAGGAATACGGTCATTTGATGTGCAGACAGCCTATCACTTCTTGCGACAAAATGCGTTTGTGGCCAATCCCGATCCCAAAAGTTATGCATCCGGAAAAGGCCGTCGGGGTATGGAGAGTTATTTAAAATACAACTATATCCCGCTCGAAGATTCGGTATGGCAGGCGTTTCATAAACGCGAACAAACGTCGCGGACGCTTGAGTATGCCTATGATGATTTTTGTCTTAGTACATTAGCAAAAGCATTGGGAAAAACAGCGGATGAAAAAGCCCTGAAATTGCGGGCGTCCAATTATCAAAAAGTGATTGACCCCCAAACCGGCTGGGCCCGGGGACGGTATGCCGACGGGCGTTGGAGTACACATTTTGATCCATTTGCCCCGAGAGTCTCCTTCATTACGGAGGGCTCACCCGCTCAGTATACGTGGTTTGTACCCCATGACATTGGCGGATTGATGAAGATAATGGGTGGTAAAGAGCACTTTATTGCAAAGTTGGACGCTATGTTTGAAAAAGGATACTATTGGCATGGAAACGAGCCGGGCAACCATACCGCCTACTTATACGCGTATGCGGGTACTCCCTGGAAAACCCAGCGTTGGGTACGACAACTCATCAGGGAAGAGTATACGTCCGAACCCGGTGGATTGAGCGGCAATGAAGACGGCGGACAAATGTCATCGTGGTTGGTTTTCAGTATGATGGGATTTTATCCTGTTTGTCCCGGAAAGCCTTATTATGTTTTGGGCAGCCCGAGCTTTGATGAATTATCGCTGAAAATGGCGAACGGTAAAGTATTTAAACTCATTGCTTCTGATAATTCTCCCGAAAATTGTTATATTCAATCGGTGGAACTGAACGGTAAAGTATTTACAAAACCTTACTTAACTCACCAACAATTGACCGAAGGCGGAATATTGCGTTTAAAAATGGGACCACGCCCAAACACCGCATGGGGGAACAACGCTCCTGAGTTGTCCTCAGATTTTTAG
- a CDS encoding LytR/AlgR family response regulator transcription factor — protein MHKLRCIAVDDEPLALELLEDNIRQIPYLELVGGCHNAFEAMDLLHEQQADLIFLDIQMPGITGVQFLKSLQGQSASPMVIFITAYEQYALEGFELDVVDYLLKPVSFERFLKAANKAFELFKLRQQTPVPEILSTHFFVNANYALVKIRYDEITYIEGLKDYVKIFLTSARHPVITRMTLKGIEQKLPSHEFMRVHKSYIVSLDKIQSVRNLKIHIGEAIIPVGEQYVEEFMKSIGEN, from the coding sequence ATGCACAAACTTCGCTGTATAGCTGTTGATGATGAGCCTTTGGCGCTTGAATTGCTGGAAGACAATATCCGTCAGATTCCCTACCTGGAATTGGTGGGCGGTTGTCATAATGCTTTTGAAGCCATGGATCTGCTACATGAACAACAGGCTGACCTTATTTTTTTGGATATCCAAATGCCGGGAATTACGGGTGTGCAGTTTCTGAAATCGCTGCAGGGGCAGTCTGCTTCTCCTATGGTTATTTTTATAACGGCTTATGAGCAGTATGCACTGGAAGGGTTTGAACTGGATGTGGTTGATTACCTGCTGAAGCCGGTTTCCTTTGAGCGATTTCTGAAAGCTGCTAATAAGGCATTTGAACTTTTTAAATTACGGCAGCAAACGCCTGTTCCCGAGATACTGTCAACGCATTTTTTTGTGAATGCCAATTATGCCTTGGTGAAAATTCGCTACGACGAAATTACTTACATTGAAGGGTTGAAAGACTATGTAAAAATATTTCTTACATCGGCACGTCATCCCGTTATTACGCGAATGACCCTAAAGGGAATCGAGCAAAAGCTGCCTTCGCATGAGTTTATGCGTGTCCACAAATCCTATATCGTTTCATTGGATAAAATACAATCGGTGCGGAATCTTAAGATCCACATCGGTGAAGCCATTATTCCGGTAGGAGAACAGTATGTAGAAGAGTTTATGAAATCAATTGGAGAAAATTGA
- a CDS encoding sensor histidine kinase produces the protein MSAPTLTLPAPPRKIPWRQLLVVITHIFFWACFVFLPFILIQSQQPAADAPSKLSNAEKERIWQMTFYFSQFFSVLLFYANSEVLLPKVFKKHGLGIYLLMILTTFIVILTITYFFRYWMMGFAPRTWFTYSTFYSLISVIGISTCFQLLSDYQREHRLQNEQEKVRLQSELSFLRSQISPHFMFNLMNSLAALARKKSDLLEPMIVKMSDLLRYMLYDSDDAKIPLDKEMNYLKSYVELQQMRFGNKVKVEMDFNTPVNGLALEPMLLIPFVENAFKHGTGFIREPYIQIALVTDRHKLHFRVQNRFNSEFTESKDGNSGIGLANVRRRLELLYPEQHTLKISKGKDIFVTDVEITLK, from the coding sequence ATGTCAGCCCCAACGCTTACCTTACCCGCGCCTCCCCGCAAAATACCCTGGCGACAACTCTTAGTGGTTATTACCCATATTTTCTTCTGGGCGTGTTTTGTTTTCTTACCTTTTATCTTGATTCAGTCGCAACAACCTGCGGCAGATGCTCCCTCAAAGCTATCAAATGCCGAAAAAGAACGAATCTGGCAAATGACCTTTTACTTTAGTCAATTCTTCTCGGTGTTGCTGTTTTATGCCAATTCAGAAGTGTTGCTGCCAAAGGTTTTTAAGAAGCACGGATTGGGCATTTACCTGCTGATGATTCTGACTACGTTTATTGTTATCCTGACGATTACGTATTTTTTTCGGTATTGGATGATGGGTTTCGCCCCACGTACATGGTTTACCTACTCCACGTTTTATTCATTGATTTCCGTCATTGGAATCAGTACCTGTTTTCAGTTGTTGAGTGATTATCAACGGGAGCACCGTCTTCAAAATGAGCAGGAAAAGGTGCGCTTACAATCTGAACTTTCCTTTTTACGCTCTCAGATCAGTCCGCATTTTATGTTCAACCTCATGAACAGCCTCGCTGCACTGGCACGTAAGAAATCAGATCTGCTGGAGCCGATGATCGTAAAGATGTCGGATCTGCTGCGTTATATGCTCTATGATTCCGACGATGCTAAAATTCCTCTGGACAAAGAGATGAATTACCTGAAAAGCTACGTAGAACTGCAACAAATGCGTTTTGGAAATAAAGTAAAAGTGGAAATGGACTTCAATACGCCCGTCAACGGATTAGCCTTAGAACCCATGTTACTGATTCCTTTTGTTGAAAATGCCTTTAAACACGGAACCGGCTTTATCCGGGAGCCCTACATTCAAATTGCGTTGGTAACCGACCGGCACAAGCTTCATTTCAGGGTGCAAAACCGATTTAACAGTGAGTTTACGGAATCCAAAGATGGAAACTCGGGCATTGGTTTAGCTAATGTTCGGCGGCGGTTGGAATTGCTCTATCCCGAACAGCACACCTTAAAAATTTCTAAAGGGAAGGACATCTTTGTAACAGATGTGGAAATTACCCTGAAGTAG
- a CDS encoding hydrogen peroxide-inducible genes activator → MTLVQLEYLIALDTYRHFAIAAENCFVTQPTLSMQIQKLEDELGVKLFDRSKQPVVPTEIGELIIRQARVLLRESSKIKDIVDEHRGTVAGEIRVGIIPTLAPYLLPLFLDNFIKKYPQVKLKVTELTTEQLLSKLNKDLLDVGIVVTPLLDDRITEYPLFYEEFVAYLSESEKAFQKEFILSEDIDPNHLWLLEEGHCIRGQILRICELRKKHSHMRNFEYEAGSIETLKRMVEHYGGVTILPELSLKDLTESQRLQIRRFHSPIPMREVSIVMLRHHLKKGIIEAMKTEILKVIPEKMKQNNVGKIIEVG, encoded by the coding sequence ATGACCTTAGTTCAGCTCGAATATTTGATTGCCCTGGATACCTACCGGCATTTTGCCATCGCCGCCGAAAACTGTTTTGTGACGCAGCCTACGCTGAGTATGCAGATCCAAAAATTGGAGGACGAGTTAGGAGTGAAACTGTTTGACCGCAGTAAGCAACCCGTCGTGCCGACCGAAATCGGGGAGTTGATCATCCGACAGGCCCGAGTTTTGCTCCGGGAATCCTCCAAGATTAAAGATATTGTTGATGAACATCGCGGGACCGTGGCCGGTGAAATTCGGGTTGGGATCATCCCAACGCTCGCGCCGTATCTGTTGCCGTTGTTTCTGGATAATTTCATTAAAAAGTATCCGCAGGTGAAGCTCAAAGTAACCGAGCTTACCACTGAGCAGCTCCTTTCCAAATTAAATAAAGATTTGCTTGACGTTGGGATTGTGGTGACTCCGTTGTTGGATGACCGCATCACTGAATATCCGCTTTTTTATGAAGAGTTTGTGGCTTACCTGTCGGAATCCGAAAAAGCCTTTCAGAAGGAGTTTATACTTTCGGAAGATATTGACCCCAATCACCTGTGGCTTTTGGAAGAAGGACACTGTATTCGGGGACAAATCCTACGCATCTGTGAGTTACGGAAAAAGCATTCGCACATGAGAAATTTTGAATACGAGGCCGGAAGCATCGAAACACTCAAGCGGATGGTGGAGCATTATGGCGGAGTAACGATATTGCCGGAATTATCCCTTAAAGATTTGACCGAGTCTCAGCGCTTGCAGATACGACGTTTTCACTCGCCGATTCCCATGCGCGAAGTGAGCATCGTGATGCTGCGGCATCATCTCAAAAAAGGGATTATTGAGGCCATGAAAACGGAAATTTTAAAAGTGATCCCCGAAAAGATGAAACAAAACAATGTTGGAAAAATAATTGAGGTGGGCTGA
- a CDS encoding MalY/PatB family protein — MSLFDKEINRRHTNSYKWDKYPESVLPVWVADMDFQAAPPILEALNKITEHGIFGYASCPDELNEVVIERLRTRHEWQIQKQWMVWLGGLVPAIGLAIRAFAEEGEAVMTAVPVYHPFMIEIEMAGRDLQKVPLQLINERWTLDFEAIEAAITPSTKLFLLCNPHNPVGTMFTRKELQRLHDICRRHGIIVCSDEIHCDLVLDNSKEHITYPTLGPEAAQSSLTLLAPSKTFNLAGLGCSLVVIPNDELRAKFMRTKAGLMPMLSSYAYEAALAAYRDGAEWHAELLTYLKGNHDLLLETVNQMTGIKMRPLEATYLAWIDVRGTGLTDVPKRLEEAGVGINDGAIFGEPGFIRLNFACTRATLEEVLRRMKTVFV, encoded by the coding sequence ATGAGCCTTTTCGATAAAGAAATCAACCGTCGCCACACCAATAGTTATAAATGGGATAAATACCCCGAAAGCGTATTGCCGGTATGGGTGGCCGACATGGATTTTCAGGCAGCGCCTCCCATTCTTGAAGCGCTGAACAAAATAACTGAACATGGTATTTTCGGGTATGCAAGCTGCCCCGATGAACTCAATGAGGTCGTCATTGAGCGTCTCCGTACGCGCCATGAGTGGCAAATACAAAAGCAATGGATGGTGTGGCTTGGCGGGTTGGTGCCTGCGATCGGGCTTGCCATCAGGGCCTTTGCCGAGGAGGGGGAAGCGGTAATGACCGCCGTTCCGGTCTATCACCCGTTTATGATCGAAATCGAAATGGCCGGCCGGGATTTACAGAAGGTCCCCTTACAACTGATAAATGAACGTTGGACACTTGATTTTGAAGCCATTGAGGCTGCCATTACCCCCTCTACAAAATTATTTTTGCTCTGTAACCCCCACAATCCCGTTGGAACGATGTTTACGCGGAAAGAACTCCAACGACTGCATGACATTTGCCGGCGACACGGAATCATCGTATGTTCTGATGAAATACATTGTGATCTTGTTTTAGATAATTCCAAAGAGCATATAACCTATCCCACGCTTGGCCCGGAAGCTGCTCAGAGCAGTCTGACCTTATTGGCCCCGAGCAAAACCTTTAATCTGGCGGGTTTGGGGTGCTCGCTGGTAGTGATCCCCAATGACGAATTGCGTGCGAAGTTCATGCGTACCAAAGCAGGGTTGATGCCCATGCTTTCGTCGTATGCGTACGAGGCGGCATTGGCTGCCTACCGTGACGGCGCGGAGTGGCACGCGGAGTTATTGACTTATTTGAAAGGAAATCACGACTTACTTCTGGAAACGGTCAATCAAATGACAGGGATAAAAATGAGGCCTCTCGAAGCGACATATTTGGCCTGGATCGACGTGCGCGGTACCGGACTGACCGACGTACCTAAGCGACTGGAAGAGGCGGGAGTCGGTATCAACGATGGCGCTATCTTTGGAGAGCCGGGTTTTATCCGGCTCAATTTTGCCTGTACCCGCGCTACCTTAGAGGAAGTTTTGAGGAGAATGAAAACGGTTTTTGTGTAA